Genomic DNA from Gloeocapsa sp. DLM2.Bin57:
GTTAGTTTTGATTAATTGTAGATCCAGGTTCATAAATTTAGGAATCAACTACTGTTTAATTTAAGATGATATTTTAGTATAGCTTGATCTTTTATTTGAGCAAGTCAAAGCTTAAATCTACCAATTTCAGCAGATTTTCTTGTTGATCTAGCATTAATTCTAGACTTGCTTCGTCAGGGTGATCCCATCCCAAGAGATGGAGACAACCGTGACTAGCTAACCAAGCTAATTCTAGTTTTAAAGAATGTCCTTTAGTTTGGGCTTGACGAGCTGCGGTTTCTAGAGAGATAATTAAATCCCCTAGATAAAGTGGTTCTGAGTTTAACTCTTCACTCCAGGGAATGTCTGCTTCTAATGCTGCAAAAGCTAGCACATCTGTCGGGTTATTTTGCTGACGATATTGAGAATTAAATTGAGTTATTTCTTGATCATCAGTTAGTCTCAAACTCAACTCATAAGCTTCTGCTTCAGGGAGTTCGGTTTCTAAATCATTTAGCCAAGTTTGAAACCAATCTTCCCAAGTTGCGAGTGGAATGGGTTGAGATGATCCTAACTGAGAATCCTCACCTTGAATATTAACGATAACTTTCATCGGGTGAGATAGGATATGCCAACGAGAAAAGCTAATAAACCAAACGTAGTTAAAGCAAAATGTGTCAAGGATTTACTTTTTTTGCGTACCATATTGCGCATGGCTAATTTGGTATAACTTGGTTTCTCGGTTAAAGGTGTTTCTACGATTTGTTCTTGTGTTTCGTTCATTTAGCTATCTTTAAAACTCTTAATCTCAATGTAACAGTTTGTTGCGATTTTTGCTTAAATAGTATATAGTAAGTATAATTTGTTTATGCTAAATAATGACTCAAACGATTTTAAGAATACTTGAGTGTCGTCCTGATTCTTATCAAAGTTGGTATCAACAGGGAAACCTCTATAGAAATAGAGGATGGTATCAGGAAGCTTTGATTAGTTATGAAAAAGCTCTAGAATATTATCCGAATGATTATTGGTCTTGGTATCGACGGGGTAAGGTTTTAGAATTGTTGAGTCATTATCAAGAAGCGAATCAGAGTTATAGTAAAGCTTGTAAGTTGAAACCAAGAAATTATTGGTGTTGGTATGAGCAGGGTTATTTGAATTTTAAGTATCTACAAGATTATGCTCAATGTTTATTATGTTTCAATCAAGCTTTAAGTGTAAATCCTGACGATTATTGGGCGACTTATCGTTTGGGTGATGTTTGGCGGTTATTAGGAGATTATACCACGGCGATCTCTTATTATGCAGAAGCTTTAACTATTCGTCCAGGTGATTACTGGGCTAATTATCGTCGTGATCAGCTTTTCTAGAATTATGACCTTTTTTACTGTTATTATGATTGGTGAATATTTAAATCTCATCAATGAACAAGTATTGTTTAACCGCTGTACTGACTGTCGGCACTATTATTTATACTACTGTTCCTAGTTGGGCGCAACTAAGAATGTATAATCCTCTATCTTTACCTTCTAATAACGAGGTAGAAGATATCCTCTCAGATAAAGATATTCCTACGGGAGAGGGTGGTTTTGCTAGAGATTATTATGTCTATCTAGAGGAAAATGATCAGGTAGTGATTGACTTAATCTCTGATGATTTTGATCCTATAGTTTCCCTAATCGCTGCTGATGGCTCTAAAATTGGTGAAAATGACGATGGACCAGATGGCACTAATAATTCTCTATTATTCTTACGTATTACTGAATCGGGTACTTATATTGTGAGAGTACGTGCTTTTGGTGAAACAGGAGGGGGGAATTTTAAACTAAGGCTGACTCGTTTACGTCCTGTGGATAATCCTGAGTAATCTTATGCAATCTAGAGTTTTAAATCTAATTATTACTAGTCATGGCTTTGGTCATGCTGTTCGTGTAGCATCTGTAGCGGGGTTGCTCAAAAAACTCTATCCTGAAATAGTGATCATCTTTACTACTGGTGCGCCGCGTTGGTTGCTAGAATCTTATCTAGAAGATGATTTTATTTATCGTCCTCGCAGTTTTGATGTAGGAGTTATTCAAGCGGATAGCTTGACTATGGATAAACAGACTACCCTTGCGCAAATGCAGCAATTGCAAAAAAGCTGCAGAAGTATAGTGGCGAGTGAAGTCAATTATCTGAAAAACAATCGGGTTAATTTAGTTTTAGCTGATATACCCAATTTAGCACCATTAATCGCTCAAGGAGCGGGTATTCCCTGTTGGATGATGGGTAATTTCGGTTGGGACTTTATTTATCGTCCTTGGGGAGGGGAATTTACGGCTATAGCTGATTGGATTGCTCAAGGTTATCAACAGTGCGATCGCCTATTTCGTCTTCCTTTATCTGAGTCTATGAGTGCTTTTGCCAACATTACTGATGTGGGTTTAACTGGGGGAACACCGAAATATGCTGTTCAGGAATTAAAAGCTCAATTTGGCATAATTAGTCCAACTGAACAAACGGTTTTATTAACTTTTGGTGGTCTGGGGTTACAAAAAATACCCTATGAAAACCTGAACAATTTCCCCCAATGGCAGTTTATCACTTTTGATAGTCAAGCTCCGGATTTACCTAACCTGATTAAAGTTCAAGATTACCATTATCGACCCGTAGATTTTATGCCCCTGTGTGGTAGGGTAATTTCTAAACCAGGATATAGTACTTTTGCTGAAGCTTTACGCTTAGATATTCCCATTATTTCACTAACTCGGGAAGATTTTGCCGAATCTAGTTTACTGTTAGATGGGTTAAAAGAATACGCTTGGCATCAGATTGTTAGCGTCACAGAATTTAGTCAAAGTAATTGGGAATTTTTAACTAAACCTCTGATTGCCCCGCAAAAGGAAAAACCCCTGTGCAAAAATGGTACAGAGGTTATAGCTAATCAGGTTTTAGAATATTTTAGAGAATAAAGCGATCGAGTGCTGCTTTGAGTTCTTCGATTTCTGTTTCTATATTACCTTCCTGTGCGGCTCGTGTGATACATTCGCTTAAATGCTCATCAAGAATCAACCTAGCCACGCGATCGACTGCTCCTTTTACCGCGGCGATTTGGACTAAAACTTCAGGACAAGGACGACTTTCCTGGACCATGGTTTTAATACCTCTAATATGTCCTTCAATACGAGAAAGACGGTTAACTATCTTGCGTAAAGAAGCCTCACTATGAACGTGGGGATGATGATGATGACCGACAGGATGATTATCCTGTCTGTGCTCATGTTGATTGTGATTAGATGACATGATGATTAGTTAGAAATACAGATCATAGTACTCAAGCATTTTATTCCTCTTCTGATTCTAAATCATAATCATCCTGGTCATCTTCCTCAAACTCACTAGAATCATAGGGAGATACTTCTGCTACTTCTTGAGCATAAACTCTAGCGGTGCGATCATCTACAACCATATCTTCTGAGTCCACACTAGGATAGATATCGTAAGACTCATCGACATACTCTTCCTCTGGAACTTCGAGTTTACGGAAATTGCGGGATTTAGATGTTGAATCATAAGTCTGTGGTTCTGATTCTTCTCCTGGTTCATAATTGTTTAGCAACGACTCTTCATAGGCGTTAAAACCTGTACCTGCAGGAATCAGACGACCAATAATGACGTTTTCTTTGAGTCCTCGTAACCAATCTGACTTACCTTCGATCGCCGCTTCTGTTAGTACTCTTGTGGTTTCCTGGAAACTAGCAGCACTAATAAAGCTATCGGTATTCAAAGAAGCTTTAGTTATGCCCAAAAGTACTGGAGTATAACGAGCAGGTGCACCACCAACGATCGCCATAGACTCATTAACTTGTTCTATTTGGCGTATTTCTATCAACTCTCCAGGGAGCATTGTTGTATCTCCGCTATCATCTATACGAGCTTTACAGGTCATTTGACGTACAATCACTTCGATGTGTTTATCAGAGATATCGATACCTTGAGATTGATATACTGACTGAACCTGATCTACCAGGAATTTCTGAGTTTTTTCGATCGCTCCACAAGCTGCTTCATAGATTCCCTGAATTTCCACATAGTAATTAAAGAAGGTTTCGAGAATCTCATGGGGATTAGAAGGACCATCAGTGAGAGGTTGTCCTGCTTCTACTTTTTGATTATCTGAAACTACAACGCTTTGACCAGGACCGATGGGATAGTCACTAATCGTGCCATTATCTTCGACAACTTTAATTTCTACGGAGTCATCGTCTAGATACTGAACTTGACAGATTCCCGGACGACGACAAAGTACACAAGCTTCTTTTGGTTTACGAGCTTCGAGAAGTTCTTCGATACGGGGTAAACCTTGAATAATATCCCCTGTTTTGGAACGTTCAAAGACGAGTAAGACCAAATAGTCACCTCGTTGTACTAAATCTCCATCATTAATATGTAGGATAGCTCCTGGGGAGACGCGATAGGGACGAGCCAGACGTATAGTTACGGAGTCTGGTTGAACCTCAACGACTTGACCTGATTCGGGACTATTTACTCCTGGGGCGATTTCGGTATCTCCGACGATTAGATGACCGATTTTGAGCTTACTACCAGAACAGGGTATCGTGTGTAGATCTGCTTCCCGCATAATCAGAATACGGCGAATTGCTTCTACTCCTTCACGGATACCTCGTACTACTCCCTCTGCTTTCGATTGTATTTCTGTGCGAGCGACGATCGCTCCTGGTGGAATTTCGTCACCATCTTTAACGAGTAGTCTAGTTTGGATAGTACCTGCTAGAGGGTCATGATCGCTATCTCTGCGCAATCCTAGGGATTCTAGTACGACTAACTGGAGACGTTTGACCTCTTCATCTACTGGATCACTAATCAATTCTATATCAGCGCTGAGATTAGCGTTAGCATATTCAGATGGTGATTGAATTTCTAGGACTAGTTGAGTACTAAGTAAAGACACACCTTCTACTGACTTTACTCTTTCGCCGTCTTTATAGAATAGTTTTTGTACTGAGCGCAATTCTATACTATGATTACCCTCTTGATTGATAGAATCTTGAGACGGTGTTCCTGCTTCAGTTTCTATGGTATATTCTTGTACTGGTCGTAAGAGAATACCATAACCCATAGAGGTTTCGAGGAATTCACAGTAACTTAATTCTTCTACTATAATTCCTGGTGTAATTTCTGTTCCTGGGCTAACTACGGTGTTATTAGGTATTTGATCTTGGAAAGAAGGATCTATATCTTGATAATAGATTCCTGGTTTAATAATAATCTCCCGTAGAATATCGTTTTTCTGGATTACCTCTACGACTCCTGCGCTTTGACAGAAGATATCTTTAACTATTTCGGTGTGAGCTTCTACGTATTGTCCGTCTTCTACTTCTAACAGAGAGATATCTTTGTTAACTTCGTGACTTTCTTCTGGTATCCAGAGGATTGTACCTCCTTTAGTAATTTCGTAACCCTGTTTACGTCCTCCCTTGGCGATTTCTATCCCTGCGTATTTAATAATTCCCCCGCTATGTGTTTGATAGCGATCGTCGAGTAATTCTGCTACTACTTGATGATTTTGGACTTTCATTCCTGGGGTAGCGATCAGACGGAAGCGTTGACCGCTATAGGTATCAATGACGTATTGTTCTGTCCCTGCGCTGCTTTCGATTGTCACTTCAGCGCGGTCTAAAACTACCGAAGCGGTAATAATTTCGATTTCACGGCTACCCTCTTCTAGTCTAACTACGCCTCCTGAAGCTGTCACTAATTTAGTTTCCGCTAGAATTGTCCCTACTTCTATTTGGTCACCATTATTGACTACAGATTCTGCTCCTGGTGGCAGGTTATAGACTTCTCCTGAGAGAATCCAGAGTAAACCTCCACGACTTGCGGTTCTAGTAGCATTCCCTTGGCGGTCTATTTTTTCTTCAGAGGTTATATCCCCAAAGAGTACTTCTCCTGCGAGGTCTGAGGCTACGTCTTTAGTGGCTTTTTCGGTGGATTTTTGATGTTTAGCTAAAGATATCTCTACGAGTAATTGACCTTTGTTGACGGTTTCTCCTTCTTTTGCGTAGATAACAGAACCAGGGGTTACAGAAATAGTGATATTTTTCTTACCACCTGTTTCGATAACCAAATCTCCTGGTATTTCTACCTGTTCTACTTCGTCGCCGTGGCGGGTACGTACTTTGCGGGTGTTAACTCCTTTAAAGACTAGTTTACCTGCTTGTTCGGCTTTAACTTGACGAGCTACTTCTCCTGTGAAGACCCCTCCTGTGTGGAAGGTACGCATGGTTAGCTGAGTTCCTGGTTCTCCGATGGATTGAGCTGCAATAATTCCTACTGCTTCGCCAAGGTCAACTAATTTTCCGTGAGCTAGTGACCATCCGTAGCATTTTTGACAGACTGAGCGAGCAGCTTCACAGGTTAGAGCTGAACGTACTTCTACCTTATCGGTAACTGCACTAATTTTATCCGCTAGTTCTTGGTCTATTTCCTGGTTACGGCTAGCGATTACTTCTTGAGTTTTAGGGTCGATTACGTCTTGTGCTAATACTCTCCCAAACAAGCGATCGCTCAGGGGGATAACGATGCGATCGCCGCTGCGCATTGGTTCTACTGTTACACTTCTTTGTGTGCCGCAGTCATATTCTCTGACGATCATATCTTGGGACACATCTACGAGACGTCTAGTTAGATAACCCGAGTCTGCGGTTCTGAGGGCGGTATCTACGAGACCTTTGCGTGCGCCGTAGGAAGAGATAATATATTCTGTAACAGTCAAGCCTTCGCGGAAATTGGTTTTAATGGGTAGGTCAATAATTTCCCCTTGAGGATTAGCCATTAGTCCACGCATTCCTACTAATTGGCGTACCTGACTCATGTTACCACGGGCTCCCGAAAAAGCCATCATATAGACTGAGTTCAGGGGATCTGTCTTTCTGAAGTTCTCTACCACTTCGTCTTTGAGAGCTTCTGAGGTACTATTCCAGGTATCAATTACTTTTTGAAAGCGTTCTACTTCTGTAATTTCCCCT
This window encodes:
- a CDS encoding glycosyl transferase, encoding MQSRVLNLIITSHGFGHAVRVASVAGLLKKLYPEIVIIFTTGAPRWLLESYLEDDFIYRPRSFDVGVIQADSLTMDKQTTLAQMQQLQKSCRSIVASEVNYLKNNRVNLVLADIPNLAPLIAQGAGIPCWMMGNFGWDFIYRPWGGEFTAIADWIAQGYQQCDRLFRLPLSESMSAFANITDVGLTGGTPKYAVQELKAQFGIISPTEQTVLLTFGGLGLQKIPYENLNNFPQWQFITFDSQAPDLPNLIKVQDYHYRPVDFMPLCGRVISKPGYSTFAEALRLDIPIISLTREDFAESSLLLDGLKEYAWHQIVSVTEFSQSNWEFLTKPLIAPQKEKPLCKNGTEVIANQVLEYFRE
- a CDS encoding peptidase, whose translation is MNKYCLTAVLTVGTIIYTTVPSWAQLRMYNPLSLPSNNEVEDILSDKDIPTGEGGFARDYYVYLEENDQVVIDLISDDFDPIVSLIAADGSKIGENDDGPDGTNNSLLFLRITESGTYIVRVRAFGETGGGNFKLRLTRLRPVDNPE
- the ybeY gene encoding rRNA maturation RNase YbeY; amino-acid sequence: MKVIVNIQGEDSQLGSSQPIPLATWEDWFQTWLNDLETELPEAEAYELSLRLTDDQEITQFNSQYRQQNNPTDVLAFAALEADIPWSEELNSEPLYLGDLIISLETAARQAQTKGHSLKLELAWLASHGCLHLLGWDHPDEASLELMLDQQENLLKLVDLSFDLLK
- a CDS encoding tetratricopeptide repeat protein, with product MTQTILRILECRPDSYQSWYQQGNLYRNRGWYQEALISYEKALEYYPNDYWSWYRRGKVLELLSHYQEANQSYSKACKLKPRNYWCWYEQGYLNFKYLQDYAQCLLCFNQALSVNPDDYWATYRLGDVWRLLGDYTTAISYYAEALTIRPGDYWANYRRDQLF
- a CDS encoding DUF3285 domain-containing protein, encoding MNETQEQIVETPLTEKPSYTKLAMRNMVRKKSKSLTHFALTTFGLLAFLVGISYLTR
- a CDS encoding DNA-directed RNA polymerase subunit beta' produces the protein MVFYNKIIDKGSLKKLIAWSFSKHGSARTAQVADELKAMGFRYATKAGVSISVEDLQVPDAKREMLKSAEAEIEKTETRYAKGEITEVERFQKVIDTWNSTSEALKDEVVENFRKTDPLNSVYMMAFSGARGNMSQVRQLVGMRGLMANPQGEIIDLPIKTNFREGLTVTEYIISSYGARKGLVDTALRTADSGYLTRRLVDVSQDMIVREYDCGTQRSVTVEPMRSGDRIVIPLSDRLFGRVLAQDVIDPKTQEVIASRNQEIDQELADKISAVTDKVEVRSALTCEAARSVCQKCYGWSLAHGKLVDLGEAVGIIAAQSIGEPGTQLTMRTFHTGGVFTGEVARQVKAEQAGKLVFKGVNTRKVRTRHGDEVEQVEIPGDLVIETGGKKNITISVTPGSVIYAKEGETVNKGQLLVEISLAKHQKSTEKATKDVASDLAGEVLFGDITSEEKIDRQGNATRTASRGGLLWILSGEVYNLPPGAESVVNNGDQIEVGTILAETKLVTASGGVVRLEEGSREIEIITASVVLDRAEVTIESSAGTEQYVIDTYSGQRFRLIATPGMKVQNHQVVAELLDDRYQTHSGGIIKYAGIEIAKGGRKQGYEITKGGTILWIPEESHEVNKDISLLEVEDGQYVEAHTEIVKDIFCQSAGVVEVIQKNDILREIIIKPGIYYQDIDPSFQDQIPNNTVVSPGTEITPGIIVEELSYCEFLETSMGYGILLRPVQEYTIETEAGTPSQDSINQEGNHSIELRSVQKLFYKDGERVKSVEGVSLLSTQLVLEIQSPSEYANANLSADIELISDPVDEEVKRLQLVVLESLGLRRDSDHDPLAGTIQTRLLVKDGDEIPPGAIVARTEIQSKAEGVVRGIREGVEAIRRILIMREADLHTIPCSGSKLKIGHLIVGDTEIAPGVNSPESGQVVEVQPDSVTIRLARPYRVSPGAILHINDGDLVQRGDYLVLLVFERSKTGDIIQGLPRIEELLEARKPKEACVLCRRPGICQVQYLDDDSVEIKVVEDNGTISDYPIGPGQSVVVSDNQKVEAGQPLTDGPSNPHEILETFFNYYVEIQGIYEAACGAIEKTQKFLVDQVQSVYQSQGIDISDKHIEVIVRQMTCKARIDDSGDTTMLPGELIEIRQIEQVNESMAIVGGAPARYTPVLLGITKASLNTDSFISAASFQETTRVLTEAAIEGKSDWLRGLKENVIIGRLIPAGTGFNAYEESLLNNYEPGEESEPQTYDSTSKSRNFRKLEVPEEEYVDESYDIYPSVDSEDMVVDDRTARVYAQEVAEVSPYDSSEFEEDDQDDYDLESEEE